A single region of the Blattabacterium sp. (Cryptocercus kyebangensis) genome encodes:
- the gyrA gene encoding DNA gyrase subunit A, producing MGEKLIPINIEEEMKSSYIDYSMSVIVSRALPDARDGLKPVHRRVLYGMFQLGIFSKNSYKKSARIVGEVLGKYHPHGDISVYDTMVRMAQKWILRYPLIDGQGNFGSLDADPPAAMRYTEVRMKKISEEMLSDIKKDTVDMKLNFDDSLEEPTVLPTRIPNLLINGSSGIAVGMATNIPPHNLKETIKAICAYIDNNHISIEQIMEYIKAPDFPTGGIIYGYDGVKKAFHTGKGRIVLRAKVHFEEIQGRQCIIVDEIPYQVNKSEMINRTVELMKEGKMDGIYQIRDESDRNGLRIVYMLKQNTNSNVLLNNLFKYTSLQTYFNVNNIALVNGKPVQLNIKDLIQHFVAHRHDVIIRRTQYELKKYKDRVHTLIGFLKILDHLDKMIELIKESKDHNEACDRLIQKFKLSKNQSKSILDLRLQSLTSLEINKIKKEYEELVQNIEFLENVLLKHSIRMQIIKKELLDIKEKYQDGRRTKIDYLGNEVHIEDLIDDEQVVLTISHAGYIKRTSLSEYKCQGRGGVGNRGATARESDFLNHLLIATNHQYLLFFTEKGKCFWLRVYEIPEGSKISKGRAIQNMIHIQKDDKVNAYILTGNLTDKKYVQNHSVIMVTQKGIIKKTSLENYSRPRKDGIKAIIIREGDSLLEAILTKGKSHVFIAVKSGRIIRFSENNVRTTGRTSSGVIGINLKIDDIVIGMICVKEEEKGNVLVVSDKGYGKRSNLKDYRITNRGGKGIKTINITKKTGSLISIKHVKDPDDLMIIKKSGIIIRIPVSDIRVMGRSTQGVRLVNIKENDAIADVEKIYKKQVI from the coding sequence ATGGGAGAAAAATTAATTCCTATTAATATTGAAGAAGAAATGAAATCCTCTTACATAGACTATTCTATGTCAGTGATTGTATCCAGAGCTCTTCCTGATGCAAGAGATGGATTAAAACCTGTACACAGGAGAGTTCTATATGGAATGTTCCAATTAGGAATTTTTTCTAAAAATTCTTATAAAAAATCGGCTCGTATTGTTGGAGAAGTACTAGGGAAATACCATCCACATGGAGATATTTCTGTTTATGATACTATGGTTCGTATGGCGCAAAAATGGATTCTTCGTTATCCATTAATAGATGGACAAGGAAATTTTGGTTCATTAGATGCGGATCCACCTGCAGCAATGCGTTATACGGAAGTTAGAATGAAAAAAATATCTGAAGAAATGTTATCGGATATAAAAAAAGATACGGTGGATATGAAACTTAATTTTGATGATTCTTTAGAAGAACCTACGGTATTACCTACACGTATTCCAAATCTTTTAATTAATGGTTCTTCGGGAATAGCCGTAGGAATGGCTACCAATATTCCACCTCATAATTTAAAAGAAACTATTAAAGCAATTTGCGCATATATTGATAACAATCATATATCTATAGAACAAATAATGGAATATATTAAAGCTCCAGATTTTCCTACAGGAGGAATTATTTATGGATATGATGGAGTAAAAAAAGCCTTTCATACTGGAAAAGGTCGTATTGTATTACGCGCAAAAGTTCATTTTGAAGAAATTCAGGGTAGACAATGCATCATTGTAGATGAAATTCCTTATCAAGTCAATAAATCAGAAATGATTAATAGAACTGTAGAGTTAATGAAAGAGGGAAAAATGGATGGAATCTATCAAATTCGTGATGAATCTGATAGAAATGGATTACGAATAGTATATATGCTTAAACAAAATACAAATTCTAATGTATTATTGAATAATTTATTCAAATATACTTCTTTACAAACTTACTTTAATGTTAATAATATTGCATTAGTTAATGGGAAGCCCGTTCAACTAAATATTAAAGATCTCATACAACATTTTGTCGCTCATCGTCATGATGTTATTATTCGTCGTACTCAATACGAATTGAAAAAATATAAAGATAGAGTTCACACTTTGATAGGTTTTTTAAAAATATTAGATCATTTAGATAAAATGATTGAATTAATTAAAGAATCTAAAGATCATAATGAAGCTTGTGATAGACTTATTCAAAAATTTAAATTATCTAAAAATCAATCTAAATCTATTTTAGATCTTCGCTTACAAAGTCTTACTTCTTTAGAAATTAATAAAATTAAAAAAGAATATGAAGAATTAGTCCAAAATATAGAATTTTTGGAAAATGTTTTATTAAAACATTCTATAAGAATGCAAATTATTAAAAAAGAACTTTTAGATATCAAAGAAAAATATCAAGATGGGCGTCGTACAAAAATAGATTACTTAGGAAATGAAGTCCACATAGAAGATCTTATTGATGACGAACAGGTCGTCCTTACTATTTCTCATGCTGGATATATAAAAAGGACTTCTTTATCGGAATACAAATGTCAAGGAAGAGGAGGCGTAGGAAATAGAGGAGCTACTGCTAGAGAATCGGATTTTTTAAATCATCTTCTCATAGCTACTAATCATCAATATCTACTTTTTTTTACAGAAAAAGGGAAATGTTTTTGGTTAAGAGTCTATGAAATACCAGAAGGATCTAAAATTTCTAAAGGAAGAGCTATACAAAATATGATTCATATACAAAAAGATGATAAAGTAAATGCATACATATTAACTGGAAATCTTACAGATAAAAAATATGTTCAGAATCATTCTGTTATTATGGTTACTCAAAAAGGAATTATTAAAAAAACATCTTTAGAAAACTATTCACGTCCTAGAAAAGATGGAATAAAGGCTATTATAATTCGAGAAGGAGATTCCTTATTAGAAGCAATTTTAACTAAGGGGAAAAGTCATGTTTTTATTGCTGTAAAAAGTGGAAGGATCATTCGTTTTTCAGAGAATAATGTTCGTACAACTGGAAGAACTTCTTCTGGAGTAATAGGGATTAATCTAAAAATAGATGATATTGTAATTGGAATGATATGCGTAAAAGAAGAGGAAAAAGGAAATGTTTTGGTTGTTTCGGATAAAGGGTATGGAAAAAGATCAAATCTAAAAGATTATCGAATTACTAATCGTGGAGGAAAAGGGATAAAAACTATAAATATTACTAAAAAAACAGGTAGTTTAATTTCTATAAAACATGTAAAGGATCCAGATGATTTAATGATTATTAAAAAATCGGGAATAATCATCCGTATTCCAGTATCGGATATACGAGTTATGGGTAGATCCACACAAGGGGTAAGATTAGTAAATATAAAAGAAAATGATGCAATTGCTGATGTAGAAAAAATTTATAAAAAACAGGTAATTTAA
- the aroB gene encoding 3-dehydroquinate synthase: MFCDNTKILFFNEKAYQKLENYLLNHIDSIKNTFILVDHCTYIHCLPILFHHINFLEKSNIIQIKPGEKEKNIYTCIRIWKYMENFKANRSSLIINLGGGVITDIGGFVASVFKRGVRFINIPTTLLGMVDASIGSKTGINLESIKNEIGTFYCPEFLMIDPFFLKTLPEKEFISGMAEMFKHGLIADENFWIDMKKYQMNKDQNKWKDLIYQSILIKNKIVEKDPKEKGLRKILNFGHTIGHALESYFLDSKKEKLLHGIAIAMGMIYESWLSYKINGLSINDYQEIKSILSRFYPIEKIYNLEIDKLFFIMEHDKKNEKNKIQFSLLKKIGICSYNCQVPYSLIKESFFQKK; the protein is encoded by the coding sequence ATGTTTTGTGATAATACAAAAATTCTATTCTTTAATGAAAAAGCTTATCAAAAATTGGAAAATTATCTACTTAATCATATAGATTCCATAAAAAATACATTTATTCTAGTAGATCATTGTACCTATATTCATTGTCTTCCAATTCTTTTCCATCATATAAATTTTTTAGAAAAATCTAACATTATTCAAATTAAACCAGGAGAAAAAGAAAAAAACATTTATACATGTATTCGAATATGGAAATATATGGAAAATTTTAAGGCAAATAGAAGTAGTTTAATTATTAATTTAGGAGGTGGGGTGATTACAGATATTGGTGGATTTGTGGCTTCTGTGTTTAAAAGAGGAGTTCGTTTTATTAATATTCCTACAACGTTATTAGGGATGGTAGATGCCTCTATAGGATCTAAAACTGGAATTAATTTAGAATCTATTAAAAATGAAATAGGGACTTTCTATTGTCCAGAATTTTTAATGATTGATCCTTTTTTTTTAAAAACTCTTCCTGAAAAAGAATTTATTTCAGGAATGGCAGAGATGTTTAAACATGGATTAATAGCAGATGAAAATTTTTGGATTGATATGAAAAAATATCAAATGAATAAGGATCAAAATAAATGGAAAGATTTAATCTATCAATCTATATTGATAAAAAATAAAATTGTAGAAAAAGATCCTAAAGAAAAAGGATTAAGGAAAATTCTTAATTTTGGGCATACTATAGGTCATGCTTTAGAAAGTTATTTTCTAGATTCTAAAAAAGAAAAACTTTTACATGGTATCGCAATCGCTATGGGAATGATATATGAATCTTGGCTATCTTACAAAATCAATGGATTGTCTATAAATGATTATCAAGAAATAAAATCGATTCTTTCTAGATTTTATCCAATTGAAAAAATATATAATTTAGAAATTGATAAACTTTTTTTTATCATGGAACATGATAAAAAAAATGAGAAAAATAAAATTCAATTTTCTTTATTAAAAAAAATAGGAATTTGCTCTTACAACTGTCAAGTCCCTTATTCCTTAATCAAGGAAAGTTTTTTCCAAAAAAAATAA
- a CDS encoding DedA family protein, whose product MSDIWDFFQHLFNPRWIFLYFGNTALFILLAIVFAETGFFIGFFLPGDSLLFTAGIFGEDLCKNFYNVPFFVIILIVAGVAVLGNMQGYWLGYKSGNLLYKKKDTFLFKKKHLIIAKLFYNKYKTTALIMSRFLPILRTFAPIVAGAIRIDFKKFMIYNIIGALSWTFSIMLAGHYLDKNFPELKNHLEWIILLIVLMTTLPILLKLKINKKKKILI is encoded by the coding sequence ATGTCAGATATTTGGGATTTCTTTCAGCACTTATTCAATCCTAGATGGATTTTTTTATATTTTGGAAATACAGCTTTATTTATTCTTTTAGCCATTGTTTTTGCAGAAACAGGATTTTTTATTGGGTTTTTCTTACCAGGTGATTCCTTGTTATTCACTGCTGGAATTTTCGGAGAAGATTTATGCAAAAATTTTTATAATGTTCCATTTTTTGTAATTATTTTAATTGTTGCAGGAGTAGCTGTTCTTGGAAATATGCAAGGATACTGGCTTGGATATAAATCTGGAAATTTATTGTATAAAAAGAAAGATACCTTTCTTTTTAAGAAAAAACATCTTATCATAGCAAAATTATTTTATAATAAATATAAAACAACAGCGCTGATCATGAGTCGTTTTCTTCCAATTCTTCGTACTTTTGCTCCCATTGTAGCAGGTGCAATACGTATTGACTTTAAAAAATTTATGATCTATAATATTATTGGAGCTCTTTCTTGGACTTTTTCGATTATGTTAGCTGGACATTACCTAGACAAAAATTTTCCAGAATTAAAAAATCATCTAGAATGGATTATTTTGTTGATTGTTCTGATGACTACATTACCAATATTACTTAAATTAAAAATAAACAAAAAGAAAAAAATCCTTATCTAA
- a CDS encoding nucleoside deaminase, which yields MIIKDLYFMKIALEEALIAFHENEVPIGAAITYENVVIARAHNLTETLGDITAHAEMLGIHLASNFLGKKYIRECTLYVTIEPCIMCAGALFLSQIGRVVCGAKNSKMGFLYTGIKLHPRTKFLSGIMKNQCSSLLKKFFFFKRIHKYS from the coding sequence ATGATAATAAAGGATCTTTATTTTATGAAAATTGCTCTTGAAGAGGCTTTGATCGCTTTTCATGAAAATGAAGTTCCTATAGGAGCTGCAATTACATATGAAAATGTGGTCATAGCTAGAGCTCATAATTTAACCGAAACTTTAGGTGATATAACCGCACATGCAGAAATGTTAGGAATTCACTTAGCTTCTAATTTTTTAGGAAAAAAATATATACGAGAATGCACATTATATGTAACTATCGAACCCTGTATTATGTGTGCAGGTGCCTTATTTTTATCTCAAATTGGGAGAGTTGTATGTGGAGCAAAAAATTCTAAAATGGGATTTTTATATACAGGTATAAAATTGCATCCAAGAACGAAATTTTTATCTGGAATTATGAAAAATCAATGTAGTAGTCTTCTAAAAAAATTTTTTTTCTTTAAAAGAATTCATAAATATTCATAA
- a CDS encoding 50S ribosomal protein L25, with translation MQYINIYGKKRNIGKKSIESIRSSGEVPCILYGKNINIPFSTSLESFKNLVYTSKIHWVNIQIEGENIKAVQKEIQFDPISEKILHADFCKIEEKKSIILEIPVKTFGRPIGVSKGGEYYSPIRKLKVKAIPSFFPEYIKLDISNLDIGGKITVKDIYPKGYTILHPINTLIARVKHSRITTETEEKTTDPSSKESQESQESQESQESQKDNKKKKIKK, from the coding sequence ATGCAATATATAAATATATACGGAAAAAAAAGAAATATAGGAAAAAAATCGATTGAATCAATTCGATCTTCCGGAGAAGTTCCTTGTATTTTATATGGAAAAAATATCAACATTCCATTTTCTACTTCATTAGAAAGTTTCAAAAATTTAGTATATACATCAAAAATACATTGGGTTAACATTCAAATAGAAGGAGAAAATATAAAGGCCGTTCAAAAAGAAATTCAATTCGATCCTATTAGTGAAAAAATATTGCATGCTGATTTTTGTAAAATTGAGGAAAAAAAATCTATTATATTAGAAATTCCTGTAAAAACCTTTGGAAGACCTATTGGTGTTTCTAAAGGAGGAGAATATTATTCTCCGATTAGAAAATTAAAAGTAAAAGCTATTCCTTCTTTTTTTCCAGAATATATAAAATTGGATATTAGTAATTTAGATATAGGAGGAAAAATTACAGTGAAAGATATATATCCAAAAGGATATACTATTTTACATCCTATAAATACTCTTATAGCGAGAGTTAAACACTCTCGTATAACTACTGAAACTGAAGAAAAAACAACGGATCCTAGCAGTAAAGAATCTCAAGAATCTCAAGAATCTCAAGAATCTCAAGAATCTCAAAAAGACAACAAAAAAAAGAAGATAAAAAAATAA
- a CDS encoding ribose-phosphate pyrophosphokinase: MNQKVLFFSTRSGLKLSEKIAYYYGNFLGKIRFLEFSDREYTPCFEQSVRGSRVFLIGSTFPPVDNLMELLLMCDAARRASAHNITLVIPYFGWARQDHKDQPRTPIAAKLVANLMVASGATRVMTMDLHADQIQGFFDIPVDHLYASRIFIDYIKKLNMDQLTIASPDMGGAKRARSYAGYLGTDVVICYKERKKANEIEFMNLIGNVKEKNIILIDDMVDTAGTLTEAANLIKKKGAKSVRAIATHPVLSGYSYEKIRKSYLEELVITDSIPLKINKVSKIKILSCAPLFAEVMKSVHNDESISKKFII, from the coding sequence ATGAATCAAAAGGTACTCTTCTTTTCTACAAGAAGTGGATTAAAACTATCAGAGAAGATAGCCTATTATTATGGTAATTTTCTTGGAAAAATTCGTTTTTTAGAATTTAGTGATAGAGAATATACACCATGTTTTGAACAATCTGTTCGTGGATCACGAGTTTTTTTGATTGGATCTACTTTTCCTCCAGTAGATAATTTAATGGAATTACTTTTAATGTGTGATGCAGCACGTAGGGCCTCTGCTCATAATATAACACTTGTTATTCCCTATTTTGGATGGGCAAGACAAGATCATAAAGATCAACCAAGAACTCCTATTGCCGCCAAGCTTGTAGCTAATTTAATGGTGGCCTCAGGAGCTACTAGGGTCATGACGATGGATCTTCATGCAGATCAAATTCAGGGATTTTTTGATATTCCTGTAGATCATTTGTATGCATCTAGAATATTTATTGATTATATTAAAAAATTAAATATGGACCAACTAACCATTGCTTCTCCAGATATGGGAGGAGCAAAAAGAGCTAGGAGTTATGCTGGTTATTTAGGAACAGATGTAGTTATATGTTATAAAGAAAGAAAAAAAGCAAATGAAATAGAATTTATGAATCTTATTGGAAATGTGAAAGAAAAAAATATCATACTCATAGATGATATGGTGGATACAGCTGGAACTTTAACAGAAGCCGCTAATCTAATCAAAAAAAAAGGAGCTAAAAGTGTACGTGCTATAGCTACTCATCCAGTTTTATCAGGATATTCATATGAAAAAATAAGGAAATCATATCTTGAAGAATTGGTAATAACAGATTCTATTCCTTTAAAAATAAATAAAGTATCTAAAATAAAGATATTATCCTGTGCTCCACTTTTTGCAGAAGTAATGAAATCTGTACATAATGACGAATCTATAAGTAAAAAATTTATAATTTAA
- a CDS encoding thymidylate synthase, with product MKQYLNLLRNVLKNGINKMDRTGIGTKSIFGYQMKFDLKKGFPLLTTKKLNIRSIIYELLWFLKGDTNIKYLKKNKVSIWDEWADKNGDLGPIYGLQWRKWPTYDGRYIDQIVNLIEEIKLNPNSRRLIVSSWNVGMIQNMALPPCHLLFQFYVYEKKLSLQLYQRSADIFLGLPFNIASYALLLTMIARTLNFREKELIHTIGDAHVYNNHIEQIKIQILRIPKPLPKIILNSSVKNIFKFNFDDFELQNYNPYPHIKGDVAI from the coding sequence ATGAAACAATATTTAAATCTATTAAGAAACGTATTAAAAAATGGGATAAATAAAATGGATCGTACTGGTATAGGGACGAAAAGTATATTTGGATATCAAATGAAATTTGATTTGAAAAAAGGATTTCCTCTTTTAACTACCAAAAAATTAAATATACGTTCTATTATCTATGAGTTATTATGGTTTTTGAAAGGAGATACGAATATAAAGTATTTAAAAAAAAATAAAGTATCTATTTGGGATGAATGGGCCGATAAAAATGGAGATCTAGGTCCAATATATGGATTACAATGGCGTAAATGGCCTACTTATGATGGTCGTTATATTGATCAGATAGTTAATCTTATAGAAGAAATAAAATTAAATCCTAATTCAAGACGTTTAATAGTTTCTTCTTGGAATGTAGGTATGATTCAAAATATGGCATTACCTCCCTGTCATTTACTTTTTCAATTTTATGTTTATGAAAAAAAATTATCGTTGCAATTATATCAAAGAAGTGCAGATATTTTTCTTGGATTACCTTTTAATATAGCTTCTTATGCTTTATTGCTTACTATGATAGCTAGAACGCTAAATTTTAGAGAAAAAGAATTAATTCATACTATAGGAGATGCCCATGTATATAATAATCACATAGAACAAATTAAAATTCAAATACTTCGTATCCCAAAACCATTGCCAAAAATTATTTTAAATTCTTCTGTGAAGAACATTTTTAAATTTAATTTCGACGACTTTGAATTACAAAATTATAATCCTTATCCTCATATAAAAGGGGACGTAGCTATTTGA